The DNA sequence AACGAACTCCTCACCTCCGCTCTCTCcgccctcttctcttcctcctcctataTGCGAAAACCTGAGCTGGAGGTAGGTTTAGGTGTCACATCGCATCGTTTTTTATTTGTTCTCCGTATTTTTCGTAGCAAATCTCCGTGGTGGTGATTTAAGCGCGGAGTGATTTGAGTTGGTGGTGGTCAGGGAATCGGATCTTTGCAGAAGCCGCAGAGCAGGAGGATAACAGGATGTGGGGCTTCTGCAATCCGTGATTGTGGTTTGTGGCTTGGTGATATTGGATGGGAAGACGATTGAGTGGGATATCGGTTTCGCATCGTTAGTTTTCCGAGACAGATTGGATTAAGGCGTCTATTGAGTAGCGGGAGGAAAGATTAAAGGCAAAAGAAGGGATCTTGATCGAACGGCTTGGAGATTTATAATCAAATGCCGCAAGACCAGCGAAAGAAGGTTAGGCTTGCGTGATGTGTGTTTTCCCTGATTGGTTTCTTTCTAAGCTTCTTCTTAGATTACTTTCTTTTAACCTAGAGCATattttttttgggaaaaaaagaTCTTTTTTGATGCCCCGTTTTGGATAGATCTTCTCGTGCATGATTCTTTGTAGTTTCtggaattaattatttatttgttatCCGGGTGTTTTCTGTTTTGTAACTCTTAgattgttttatttattttatgctgATTTAATCTGGAATTTTTAGTGACATGTAACTATGGGACTTGTTGTTGCACACCAATCCTTTTAGTCTGATGTATTATTGCCACTGATCATCTTGTGGCAGAATTCACCTAAACTGGACTTTTTCAGTGAGTATGGGAATGTAAATAGATACAAAATTCAGGAGGTTATTGGAAAAGGAAGCTATGGAGTAGTTTGTTCTGCAGTTGATACACAAACTGGAGAGAAAGTTGCGATCAAGAAGATAAACAATATTTTTGAACATAAGTCTGATGCTGCTCGGATTCTCCGTGAAATCAAGCTTCTACGGCTTCTTAGGCATCCTGATATTGTAGAGATCAAGCACATTTTGTTGCCTCCATCGACTAGGAATTTCAAAGATATTTATGTTGTTTTTGAGCTCATGGAATCGGATCTCCATGAAGTCATCAAAGTTAATGATGACTTAACAAGCGAACACTATCGGTTTTTTCTCTATCAGCTACTACGTGCACTAAAATATATCCATGCAGGTATGGATCCAATTATCAGCTACTATGTGCACTTGCTGTTGTTGTATAATGCAGTTCTTAATTGTCCCTTACCTCTTCTATTGTTGCTTTTTAAGTACAAAGTATGCTAAGATTGTATGAAATTATTAATTGTTTACTGCTTACAGAGAGATCCCTCATGTCACTAATCAGTTTTCTTTTGATGGTATAAACACACATCTCAAACTTGTATTCCTTTAGCACATGCCATTATCTGATAACCTTTTCTTTGCTGAGTTTTTCTCAACCAATAAACCATAAAATGGTTAGATGATTGTTATTTTAGCACATTTCCCCGTTTTCTTAAGAACATGATATTCTGCATAGATCCTTTGTCATATGTCATGTTCATTTGGTTTCCTTAAGTGATACCTGAGTCTACCTCTTTTTCTCCCTTTCACATTTTCATCAGGAAAATTAAGTGATGTCCTGAACTTTGCTCTTTACCCTGTCTTACCTCTTTGGATTATGAAAAGGATCATGGAAAATCAATGTCATTTACTTCTAAAAGGTGACAGTGGACTGCGATCATGCCATTCAACTCAATTTTATGTTCTATTAGGCTGGTCTTCTCTGTTTCTGATTTGTTTTtgccattttatttttttaataactttGACCTCAAGTTGATTGATCCACTTTTTGTTGTTTAATATCTTTTCTTTTAGAAAACTACAGAACCATCGAAGACCTTGTCTTGGTTTATTATGCTTTTGGTTAAACCATTCTGTTTTGCCTTAGTAGAATTAGTAACCATCATCCTAAAGATTGTAAATACTATTTGAACATAGTTTTCTCTTATGAACAGGAATTTCACATGCACATAAATGCAATaaccttgaaaataattttaagtcTTGATGTTGTTAAACCAGCCTGCATatagtttattttctttttctgcatTCGATTAATCCatcattttaaatataatatagtCTATTTTTCTAGAATCGTATTTAACGATTGTTATTGTATTATCATTCTTATTGACATATAGGCCATTATGTATACATTTGTGACCACTTTCTACTATCTTTTTGCCTGTACCTTGTAGCAACAATCAACTCTAGTTTTTTTGATGTATGATAAATCTTACTACAGCAAATGTCTATCATCGTGATTTAAAGCCAAAAAATATATTAGCAAATGCAAACTGCAAGCTCAAAATATGTGATTTTGGATTAGCAAGAGTTGCATTCAATGATGCACCAACAACAATATATTGGACGGTACGTTATGAAGTTGCAGGTTGCAATTACCCTTGATTTCATAATTTATGATTCATATATATTAGCTTATCAAATTCTTTGTTGCTGTTTCTTCTAAGCTGAGATTATTTAGTTGTTTGTCCTTCTGGAACTCTTATATATTGTAGGATTATGTTGCAACAAGGTGGTACAGAGCTCCTGAGTTATGTGGATCATTCTTTGGTAAGGTACAATATTTGCTCCTtatctttcttaattttttttttatgttcaaaAGTTATTACTTTTGGTGCTTTAAACATGTTATTAGTCTTTTGTCTAACTGTGAACACTTTGATTGCATTTGTTCTATAGCTTCATTTTGTGCATATACTTTGACTTTGAGACATGTTTAGTGCCACCTATTTGATACACATTACATGTACAGAAGGCTCCTATTGTTCTATATAATTTGTTCTGTGCCTTGGCATGGGtatgtcatctttttttttttgtcaacttCCTTGTACTTGTTTTTGTTTCTACCTGAGACATTGATTCTGAAGTGAAAATGAATTACCATCTTGACATCTAGATGCTTCTTGCCTTGTATTCCTCCATCGTCTATAGTAATTTGATTTAGGAAATGGATCTTTTTCAACATAATTATTGATATATATTCTATGAATTGTTGGCTAGATCACATTGCTTCCTACATGAATAAACACTGCACTTTACTGTCTGTGTATAGAAGACATGATCCAGTTGCTTTTGCCAATTTTTATGCCAATGTAACACTAGTCTTCTTCAGCTGTCTCATTTTAGAAATGATCACTTTCATACTTAATATGATGATTTTGTAACTTCTTTTTTGAAGGTGTGAAACGAGAATGCTATTGATTAATTCATCAATGTTGGGGAGTTGTAATTTTGTAATACTAACAGCTTTGAAATTGAACATTTAATTTGATATAattgcattcatttttctgtttgctTGGAGATAGAGAGAATAGATGTTGAGTTTTGTTCTCTTAGGGATATTTCATAATTCTGGTTTGAGGGGAAACATATGTCTCTTTGTTATACTTAATCCCAACTGAACCCTGGAATTGGCTTAGAGTAGCTACTTTGTTTTTGTTATTATTAGTgggtttttttaaaacttaaggaCAGTATACTTATGAaattagaaagataagcatgtccAGGGAGGATTCTTTTACTTAAGGGGTCAAAATATCAATATTTTGCTGGTACTCATGTTCatattttccttattttttttaGCTTCTCTTTTGGACTGTGGAGTTGTTTATGTGAGTTTTAAAGTAGTTTATTATATTGTAGTATACTCCTGCTGTTGATATTTGGAGCATTGGTTGCATTTTTGCTGAGATTTTAACTGGAAAACCTCTGTTCCCTGGTAAGAATGTGGTTCATCAGTTGGAATTGATGACTGATCTTCTAGGAGCCCCTTCCATAGATACAATTTCTAAGGTATGCCAACTGACTCGAACTTTATGTGAAAAGGCTACGTGCTTAATTATACTAAAAAGTTCAAGAAAGCTCAATAGATCCTTTTAATGGATTTATGCTTGTTTGTGTTATATGCAGATCTGCAATGAGAAGGCAAAAAGGTATTTGAGCAGCATGAGCAAAAAGCAACCTTTATCATTTGCACAGAAGTTTCCAAATGCAGATCCATTAGCTTTAGGACTCTTGAAAAAGCTTTTAGCTTTTGATCCTAAGGACCGGCCATCTGCTGAAGAGGTTCATGTTCAATAAGAATTATgccttttctatttattttttccCCTAGCTTCTGCATTCATTTATAGTTTTGCAAAATATTATATCTTAATATCTGTCATTTCTAATGTGGTAATCTTGCTGCAGATATCTAATAAACTGCTTGTTTTTGTTTCTAGGCACTGACAGATCCATATTTTAAAGGTCTTGCCAAAGTGGAGAGAGAGCCATCTCGCAAGCCAATCAGAAAAATGGAGTTTGAGTTTGAGCAGCTAAGACTTACAAAAGAGGAGATTCAGGAACTTATCTTTCGTGAAATATTGGAATATCATCCTAAATTGCTGAGTGACCACCTTAACGGAATGGAGAGAGCAAAGTTTCTTTATCCTAGGTTTAACCTTCACAATACCTTCTCAAGAATCTAATTCTAAGATATTCATCTTTTCACATTCTTATCATGCTTTACTTGTGCAGTGCTATTGATAAGTTCACAAAACAATTTGCTCATCTCGAGGAGAATGGTAATAGAACGGATCTACATATGTTGGATAGAAAGCATGTTTCTTTACCTAGGTAATCTTTATTAGTTTAACTTTAACTATCTAATCTTTTAATAACAGCTCTAATTTTTTATATGCATGCCTTGAGTAGCCTATTGGTGCATCAGCTCCATGGATCTGTTCATGCATAGATGTTAACTTGCTCTTGTGGTTCACTTATCTAACTTTCAGGCTCTATTTCTGTAAAGAATATCTTCTGATATGGATCATACATGTTCAAGTTTTCATACTTAGCTATTTGATTGATGCTAGGAATTGTCCACATTACGTGGGCCTAGAATAGCGTTTAAAATAAGATCAATTTCTTAAGGCAAAGATTTAAACTTTCTTCAAAGATATGCATGATCAAGATCTCTCCATTTGAAATGACTATCCATTGTTGGAAAATCCTGAAATTGGGCAGGATTATTCTGACAGGGTCAGGAACTGAAAGGAATCTGCCTGAAACCCATGGAGATCTAGTGGATATGGCCATACTCAATCAGAATCCGCCAGAGTGATTAATGTGAAATCAATCAAAACAGAAAAAAATTAGCTACAATTGTTTAAGATGAGCTAGATTTTGGCTGATCCAGCCGAATAGATCACTCGTTTGGAGAATTTGCGATTTTGGTCAGTCCTGTTTGATCCTGATTTGAATTGGATGCATCAGATCACAATATGGCGATAAAACATTCCTTTTGATAACAGTAATCAGAATACTGTAGAGCATACAGTCAGTTTTTGCTTAATGCCATCCGCCAAAGTTAGTTTCTGAATTTTCTTAACTTAGTCTTCATCTACATAGATGGTCACTAAAGGAATGATAGTAAACTAAATACATTTATTGAAATGGAAGATTTAGGCATATGACTAGCAGAAAAAACACAGTTGTTGTTGTTTGAATTAGATGCATGCCACATAATAAAATGCCGTTTTCAGGACTTCAAATCACATCTCCCAAACCTCACCGATGTTCAATAATTCAAAAAGATCATAAATCTTTTCCAATGACTTAATTCTACCTATACTTCTTTTCTTCAGAAGTCCAATTTTCTTAGCTTTTGCTTTGGGAAAGAAGTGTTATATAGAGAGGATCTTGGATCATTCTCTCCATCAATGTAGCCATCAATAGAgccataaattttaattatttggagCCTGCTACATGGGCCTTTCATACAATTCAGCTACATCTAGTGCCAAGAATTAAGTATTTTGATCATAAGTTTGATATGATCTATAGAGAATTAAAATCATGATTGTATGTCACAGATAAGATGAAAGAATCAGTCTGTTCCCTAAATGCTTATTTGTTGGAATTTAGATTGAATGCTTAAAACTTCATCTTAAGCTTGCTGTTGCTATTTGGCTTTCTTACATTATTAAATCTTTGTTCAAGTGTTAGGTAATTTTGTGACTATAGAGCAACCCTTTGGAAATTGTGTTATAATGCATGAATAGATGATCAAGAAGAAGTTTAGAGTTACTAAAGGTTCAGAAGACAAGTAGTAGCTAAAGTTATTATCCTTGATTACCACAATGGTCAGTTATTATCCTCTTATTGCCTTTGGAAGGTATATTTTTTGGCTTCTATTGAGCTTGTTGGTGCTGCTTGACATTGTCAGCGATCACTCCATCACTACAATTTTGAGCATGGATATTAAGTTAGAAAATATTCAATAATATACATCATGCCAAAGGCATTTTTAGTGACCTAAGTTGGATTTGGACAACATGTGCACCCTAAGCATGCTTCTATGGCATATAATAATGTATCTCTCTATTTTTATGTACACAAGCAATTATTCTGTTATCTGGCTTAGTACCTTGTTATTGGAGTATAGTTCAGAGAGTGCTCGGAAGAAATATAGAACATATAGTTTGAAGTAGATTTTTTCATGGTTATGCTTTAAAAACCAGTTTATATCTCTTGCAAGTAACAAGGTCGTTTACAAAGGAGTAATCTTATTTTGAGGTCAAAGCTCATCATCAAAAGCAATTTATTCTAGTATCACATATGTTATTATTTGTTCTATGTGGatgtttacaaaacttaaaaatgATCTGTAtgtgataataataatatatttgttcTATGTTGTTGTGtacgaaaataaaaaatgatctgTATGGATGCTGGATGTTGCTACGGTGTGTTACAGACACTTTCTTTC is a window from the Musa acuminata AAA Group cultivar baxijiao chromosome BXJ2-1, Cavendish_Baxijiao_AAA, whole genome shotgun sequence genome containing:
- the LOC135598361 gene encoding mitogen-activated protein kinase 10-like isoform X3, which encodes MPQDQRKKNSPKLDFFSEYGNVNRYKIQEVIGKGSYGVVCSAVDTQTGEKVAIKKINNIFEHKSDAARILREIKLLRLLRHPDIVEIKHILLPPSTRNFKDIYVVFELMESDLHEVIKVNDDLTSEHYRFFLYQLLRALKYIHAANVYHRDLKPKNILANANCKLKICDFGLARVAFNDAPTTIYWTDYVATRWYRAPELCGSFFGKYTPAVDIWSIGCIFAEILTGKPLFPGKNVVHQLELMTDLLGAPSIDTISKICNEKAKRYLSSMSKKQPLSFAQKFPNADPLALGLLKKLLAFDPKDRPSAEEALTDPYFKGLAKVEREPSRKPIRKMEFEFEQLRLTKEEIQELIFREILEYHPKLLSDHLNGMERAKFLYPSAIDKFTKQFAHLEENGNRTDLHMLDRKHVSLPRSTVVHFNTIPPKEESNRGSLRKASDLSNKHAHVPERLTGYMERNSQACQRIPTVYFFR
- the LOC135598361 gene encoding mitogen-activated protein kinase 10-like isoform X1, with amino-acid sequence MPQDQRKKNSPKLDFFSEYGNVNRYKIQEVIGKGSYGVVCSAVDTQTGEKVAIKKINNIFEHKSDAARILREIKLLRLLRHPDIVEIKHILLPPSTRNFKDIYVVFELMESDLHEVIKVNDDLTSEHYRFFLYQLLRALKYIHAANVYHRDLKPKNILANANCKLKICDFGLARVAFNDAPTTIYWTDYVATRWYRAPELCGSFFGKYTPAVDIWSIGCIFAEILTGKPLFPGKNVVHQLELMTDLLGAPSIDTISKICNEKAKRYLSSMSKKQPLSFAQKFPNADPLALGLLKKLLAFDPKDRPSAEEALTDPYFKGLAKVEREPSRKPIRKMEFEFEQLRLTKEEIQELIFREILEYHPKLLSDHLNGMERAKFLYPSAIDKFTKQFAHLEENGNRTDLHMLDRKHVSLPRSTVVHFNTIPPKEESNRGSLRKASDLSNKHAHVPERLTGYMERNSQACQRIPTDRLGKVVGSVMLYDKQSVKVAYDSRQLIPKSIHPPQPAIPMIPMACCFCGTLGKSEISNKDPAETKQGYTQHNPLQQSMSSKIFPDNALDLRSTPSYLPRGAKADPSKLTMMETSLREPKLPFNGIAAATAAAATGAHRNVCMVQRSVSRMS
- the LOC135598361 gene encoding mitogen-activated protein kinase 10-like isoform X2, whose protein sequence is MPQDQRKKNSPKLDFFSEYGNVNRYKIQEVIGKGSYGVVCSAVDTQTGEKVAIKKINNIFEHKSDAARILREIKLLRLLRHPDIVEIKHILLPPSTRNFKDIYVVFELMESDLHEVIKVNDDLTSEHYRFFLYQLLRALKYIHAANVYHRDLKPKNILANANCKLKICDFGLARVAFNDAPTTIYWTDYVATRWYRAPELCGSFFGKNVVHQLELMTDLLGAPSIDTISKICNEKAKRYLSSMSKKQPLSFAQKFPNADPLALGLLKKLLAFDPKDRPSAEEALTDPYFKGLAKVEREPSRKPIRKMEFEFEQLRLTKEEIQELIFREILEYHPKLLSDHLNGMERAKFLYPSAIDKFTKQFAHLEENGNRTDLHMLDRKHVSLPRSTVVHFNTIPPKEESNRGSLRKASDLSNKHAHVPERLTGYMERNSQACQRIPTDRLGKVVGSVMLYDKQSVKVAYDSRQLIPKSIHPPQPAIPMIPMACCFCGTLGKSEISNKDPAETKQGYTQHNPLQQSMSSKIFPDNALDLRSTPSYLPRGAKADPSKLTMMETSLREPKLPFNGIAAATAAAATGAHRNVCMVQRSVSRMS